A single Lactuca sativa cultivar Salinas chromosome 8, Lsat_Salinas_v11, whole genome shotgun sequence DNA region contains:
- the LOC111893649 gene encoding ycf3-interacting protein 1, chloroplastic, translated as MALLRLPSQFPIPLYTTSTCSISQSTHILSVASPHHRKQYLRHRSTNTSRSLVVVGASKEDSGTELSFPAESNINSTSTTATTTDDEEEEDDEFEEDPDPQDLEYVSQIKRVLELLKKNRDMLFSEVKLTVMIEDPREVERKRLLGIDDADTPTREELAAILEEVNEGKIPRDKIALQMLAEEMVQWPNLEVEATKKGKRKSKYAKATDTGIDPELAAKRLNVDWDTAAEIEEEDGSDESDVPSAVGYGALYLVTAFPVIIGVSVVLILFYNSLQ; from the exons ATGGCTTTGTTGAGACTTCCATCCCAATTCCCAATACCACTTTACACCACTTCCACTTGCTCCATCTCTCAATCCACCCACATCCTCTCCGTCGCTTCCCCCCACCACCGTAAACAGTACCTGCGCCACCGCAGTACAAATACATCCAGAAGCCTTGTGGTTGTTGGTGCTAGCAAGGAAGATTCCGGGACTGAATTGAGTTTCCCTGCAGAATCTAatatcaattctacttcaaccaCAGCAACCACaactgatgatgaagaagaagaagatgatgaatttgAAGAAGACCCAGATCCGCAAGACCTCGAATATGTTTCCCAAATCAAAAGA GTTTTGGAGCTCCTGAAGAAAAACAGAGACATGCTGTTTAGTGAG GTGAAGTTGACAGTGATGATTGAGGACCCTCGAGAAGTCGAGCGGAAGAGACTTCTTGGGATCGACGATGCTGATACTCCAACGCGAGAAGAGTTAGCTGCAATTCTCGAAGAA GTGAATGAAGGGAAAATCCCGAGAGACAAGATTGCCCTTCAAATGCTGGCAGAGGAAATGGTTCAATGGCCTAATTTAGAG GTTGAAGCAACAAAAAAGGGGAAACGGAAATCGAAATATGCGAAGGCTACAGACACTGGGATTGATCCAGAATTAGCTGCAAAGAGGCTTAACGTTGACTGGGATACAGCTGCAGAGATTGAAGAAGAAGATGGCAGTGACGAGAGTGATGTCCCTTCAGCCGTG GGATACGGAGCATTGTACTTGGTGACTGCGTTTCCAGTGATAATTGGTGTATCGGTGGTGTTGATTCTTTTTTATAATTCTCTTCAGTAA